Part of the Kitasatospora cineracea genome is shown below.
CCGCCGCCCGGGTGTACAGCTCGGCCACCGCCCGGGCCACCACCGCGCCGCTCAGCCCGTCCATCGAGATGTGGTGGTAGCGGACGTACCAGTAGTGCAGTCCGGGCCCGAGCCGCAGCAGCGCCCAGTGGTGCGAGGGCGCCGCGAGGTCGTCGACGGCGGCCATGTCCCGCGCCATGTACCGCTCCGCCGCCGCCACCGGGTCCGGTTCCCCGCCCAGGTCCACCCGGCGCAGCCGCTCCCGCACGCCCTCCGGCCGCACCACCCGCTGGCGCACCGCGCCGTCCCGCTCGACCAGCACCGCGTTCAGGCTGTCGCAGTGGTGCACCACCCGGTCCACCACCGCGGCGAACAGCTCCTCGTCGAGCCCGCCGCGGATCTCCAGGCACTCGCCGATGTTGTACTTCGCGCTGTCCGGGTCGACCAGCTGGCCGTACCGCACCCCCTGCTGGGCGGCGGTCAGCTCCAGCAGTTCCGGCAGCTCCGGCAGCGGTTCCGGCAGTTCCGGGGCGGTTTCGGGCGAGGGGACGGGACGGTATTCAGACATGCCGACGACACCTTCGGTGGGGGTTTCCAGCGACGAATGGGAACGGCTGCGGGAACGGCCGACCGCGCGGTCGGCCCAGGGGCGTCCGCGGGGTGAATTCCCACTGAATGAAGGGGATTGCCGACGGGCCGCGGAACGTGCCGTCCGGCCCGCGTCAGCAATCCTTTAAATCAGATGATCTGATCAAGCGTCAGTCGGTGTCGGACTCCATGGCTGCCACCAGGGAGGCCGGGCGCATGTCGGTCCAGACCCGGTCGATCAGGTCCGTGCACTCCTGCCGCGACCCCTCGGGGCCCACCTGCTCCCAACCGCCCGGAACGTCGATGTGCGCAGGCCAGAGCGAGTACTGCGCCTCCGGGTTCACCAGCACCAGGAAGCGTCCGGATTCGTCGTCAAAAGGATTGCTCACGTTGCCCACCCCTTGCATCGCCTTGTGTCGGTTGCTGTTCCGAGCCCGCTCGGCGCCCCTGTCGGACCACCCCCGGACCCCTTTCGTCGGACCGCCCGCCACCGCCCCCGTGCGGATCGTTCCGGTGTTCCCCGTTCCGGCTTTCGAGCGTCTCACGATGCGGGGGTGACAGCACCCCGATCATGGACGCCCGAAATCCGTCCGGCGCACAACCCGGCGTATATGACATCCGCCGGCGCACGACTACCCCCGAAAAACATATCTATTCCTATCACGTCATTGGACGGGTCGAGGCCGCTATCGGCGATCGCTCTGTTACCGCCGCGTAATCATTCAGATGAGCGAATACGAAAAAGCCCCAGTCATATGCCGTGGCGCCCGTTTCCGCCCGTACGCGACCATCGGGCGCCCGACCCGTCCTGATCCGCCCCACTATCGCCCGAATCGCTCCCGGCCCACCCCGGCGCTCTCCCCGCGACCCCCTGCGCCCCTCCCGCACCCGCCGTGCCCCCGTGCGCCCGCCGTACGCCCCGCCGCGACCCGTGTCCCCACCCCGCCGCCGAGGGCGCGGGGCGCACCGCCGGGCCCCTGCCGGCGGCCGGGACGGGCCGCGTAGAGTGGCCGCTCGCCCACCGGGAGAGGACGGCAGCGTGCGCGAGCGTTCCGGGATCCTGTTCGTCACCGACCTCGCCTACCCGGCGCAGGGACGCCGGTACGGCGACGAGGACGTCTTCCTGACCTCGCGGCTGCGCGAGGAGTTCGACCTGGCGCTGTGCCACCCGCGGGACGCGGCCGCACTGATGGACGGCTTCGACGCGGTCGTGATCCGCAACAGCGGCCCGGTGCTGCACTACCGCGAGCAGTTCGACGCCTTCCGCCGCCGGGCCGCCGAACGCGGCACCCGGGTCTACAACCCGCTGACCGGCCGCGGCGACATGGCCGGCAAGGACTACCTGCTCGAACTGACCGCGGCCGGCCACCCGGTCATCCCCACCGTCGACCGCCCGGCCGACCTCCACCTGCTGCCGCCGGCCGAGCGGTACGTGGTCAAGCCCAAGGCCGGCGCCGACTCGATCGGCCTGTCCGTGCTCGACCGCGCGCAGCTGACCGACCCGTCCACGCGACCGCCCCTGGACGGCATGCTCGTCCAGCCGCTGATCGACTTCCGCTACGAGGTCTCGTTCTACTTCGTCGACGACGCCTTCCAGTACGCCCTGCACGCCCCCGACCCGGCCCGCCGCTGGGAGCTGACGCCCTACCGGCCGACCGGGCCCGACCTGGACTTCGCCCGCCGCTTCATCGACTGGAACACCATCGAGCACGGCATCCAGCGGGTCGACGCCTGCCGCACCGCGACGGGCGAGCTCCTGCTGGTGGAGCTGGAGGACCTCAACCCGTACCTGTCGCTGGACGTCGTCCCGCAGCCGCAGCGGGACGCGTTCGTCGCCGCGACCGCCGCCTCACTGCACCGCTTCCTGCGCACCGTGCCGGAGCGCACCGCCCCGGCGCGCACCGCGCCGGGGGAGTGACGACCCCTCAGCGGGCGCTCTTCGTCCGCCCGGGCCGCCCGGTCTGCGGCGCCCGCCCGGCCTGCGATGCCTGCTGGGTCTGCGCCGTCTGCGATGCCTGCTCGGCGTGCGCCGCCCGGGCCGCCAGCACCTCCGGGACGCGCGACTCGGCCCAGCGGGCCAGCGTCCAGACGTGCTGGGCGGCCTCCTCGCCGAGCGGCGTCAGCGAGTAGTCGACGCGCGGCGGGATGACGGCGTACGCCTCCCGCAGGACCAGGCCGTCCTGCTCCAGGGTCTGCAGGGTCTGGGCGAGCATCTTCTCGCTCACCCCGCCCACCGCGCGGCGCAGCTCGCTGAACCGGTGGGTGCCGTCCAGCAGGACCGCCAGCACCAGCACCGCCCAGCGGCTGGTGACGTGCTCCAGGACGCCCCGGGAGGCGCAGCACTCCGAGTTGACGTCCGGCAGGAGGCCGCCGGTCAGTTCCTTCACCCTGAGGTTCATGGAAGTAGCTTACCCACAAGTGGGTACTTCCGATTCGTTAGTGACTTTCCTACGGTGGGTGCGAAAGCCGTCGTCCCACCCCAGGAGCAGCATCACCATGAGCATCGTCGTCACCGGAGCCACCGGTCAGCTGGGCCGCCTCGTCATCGACGCCCTGCTGGCCCGCGTCCCGGCCGCCGAGGTCGCCGCCGCCGTCCGCGACCGGGGCCGGGCCGCCGACCTGGCCGCCCGCGGCGTCGAACTGCGGGAGGCCGACTACGACCGGCCGCAGACGCTGGCCGCCGCGATCCGCCCGGGCGACACCGTGCTGCTGATCTCCGGCAGCGAGGTCGGCCGCCGGACCGCCCAGCACACCGCCGTGATCGAGGCCGCCAAGGCCGCCGGAGCC
Proteins encoded:
- a CDS encoding MbtH family protein — protein: MSNPFDDESGRFLVLVNPEAQYSLWPAHIDVPGGWEQVGPEGSRQECTDLIDRVWTDMRPASLVAAMESDTD
- a CDS encoding winged helix-turn-helix transcriptional regulator, giving the protein MNLRVKELTGGLLPDVNSECCASRGVLEHVTSRWAVLVLAVLLDGTHRFSELRRAVGGVSEKMLAQTLQTLEQDGLVLREAYAVIPPRVDYSLTPLGEEAAQHVWTLARWAESRVPEVLAARAAHAEQASQTAQTQQASQAGRAPQTGRPGRTKSAR